The following DNA comes from Chitinophaga nivalis.
TCTTCCAGGTAGAAAATATTGACCTGCAGGTAGCAGATGATGCGATTGAATTCATTGTGGACAAAGCAATGGAATACAAACTGGGAGCACGTGGACTCCGTTCTATCTGCGAAGTGGTGCTGAGTGATGCCATGTATGAACTGCCTTCTGCCAATGAAACGGCTTTCCTGCTCACCAAAGAATATGCCCAGGCCAAACTGGAACAGTCTACCCTGATCAAACTGAAAGTAGCATAAGGAATTTAAAATAAGCAACAGACATTACCCGCGGAAGATGGTTTATATCCATCCCGCCGCGGGTAATGTTGCCGCTGAAATTTATACTCCTCTTAATATCTCACCATTAAAACCACTATTTATGCAGGAACTTATTCAACAGTTACAGGAAAAAGCGGGACTCACAGCCGAACAGGCAGCGCAGTCGATTACCGTGATTAAAGAATATGTAAAAGGTAAGTTACCTCCTTTTATTGCCGGCACTGTGGATAACTGGTTTTCCAGTATGTCTGATAAGGCAGGCACTAAAAAAGAAGGTTTGATGGATCAGGCAGGCGACTTCCTGGATAATGCCAAAGATAAAGCGGAAGACTGGGCCACAGATGCTAAAGAAAAAGCAGAAGACTGGCTGGAAGAAGCAAAAGACAAAGTATCCGGCCTTTTTAAGGACAAGGATAAAAAAGAAACACCTGAAGCATAATCGCAGAGGGCCAACCGGTCAGTACCGCTAACTAACAGATATTTGCACCCTTTTATACAACCGTATGAAAGGGTGTTTTATTTTCAAGAGGTACTGCAGCCATTTTACAGCCCTTTTAAAGCCTTCATTGCCACAACGGGCTTATTGTACTGATGGAAATACTTAAACTGGATATTAAGGGATATAATGCTTGAAAGGAAGGGATCCTTACAGCTGATGAGGGCCATCAAAAATCATAACGTGGATTACAGGTTGTAGATAATTTTAAAACTTCTTTGCAAACATTCCAACAATCTCTTTCGATTCCGGTATAGAAAAGCACCCTACAAGGGGTGCTTTTCATGTGTGTAAAAGTTTTTCAAATCTTTCTCTGATTTTGTGTTAAGGTTGATAAACGGTAAAGAGTGATGAATTAACCCAAATTTAACGTTCCTTTTGCAATATTTCATAACACTAAAGGGGTAATATTTCATTTTTTTGTCAAAAAAGATGAATGGTTTGCCACTTCACTTTTTTTACATTAAAAATTTACCACCCTTACAACCTTATAAAAATCAACTATAAAAATGCTATTCTTATCTTAATGCTTCTCTTGCTATTACGATTTTCTGGATTTCAGAAGTTCCTTCTCCGATAGTGCACAGTTTGGCATCCCGGTAGAACTTTTCTACAGGAAAATCTTTGGTATAGCCATAACCACCGAAAATCTGTACGGCGTCATTGGCCACTTTCACAGCCACTTCCGAAGCATAATACTTAGCCATAGCAGCTTGCTGCGTCATTTTTACGTGGCGGTTCTTCATATCTGCTGCCTGCAAGGTAAGCAGTTCCGCTGCAGCTATTTCGGTAGCCATATCCGCCAGCTTAAAGGAAACACCCTGGAAATTGGCAATCGGCTGATCGAACTGATAACGTTCTTTCGCATACTTCACGGCAGCATCCCGGGCGCCTTTCGCAATACCCAGCGACAAGGCCGCAATGGAAATACGGCCGCCATCCAATACTTTCATAGACTGGATGAAGCCATCTCCTACAGGTCCCAGCAGGTTGGCTGCAGGTATCCGGCAGTTATCAAAAATCATCTCAGCGGTTTCAGAAGCCCGCATACCCAGTTTATTTTCTTTTTTACCACCACTGAATCCCGGTGTACCCCTTTCCACCACAAAAGCACTCATCCCGTGACTGTCGCGTACATCGCCGGTACGGGCTATCACTACTGCCACATCCCCGCTCTTACCATGCGTAATCCAGCATTTGGTACCATTGATCACCCACTCATCGCCATCCTGCACGGCCACACATTTCATATTCATCGCATCAGAACCGGTATTGGGTTCTGTCAGGCCCCAGGCGCCAATCCATTCGGCAGTAGCCAGTTTAGGCAGGAAACGCTGTTTCTGTTCTTCATTTCCAAACTGCAGGATATGGCCGGTACATAAAGAGTTATGCGCCGCCACACTTAAACCGATGGCGCCACATATCCGGGCTACTTCACTCACCACTGTTACATATTCCAGGTATCCCAGTCCACTGCCGCCATATTGGGTAGGTACCAGTACCCCCATGAGTCCCAATGCGCCCATTTTTTTGAACAGTTCTACAGGAAATTCCTGTTGTTCATCCCATTCCAACACGTGTGGTAATATGTTTGTCTTTCCGAAATCACGGATCATTTGCGCAATCTGTTGTTGCATCTCCGTTGGCTCAAAATTCATAAACGTGCGGGTTTAAAGTTTGATCACAATGTAATGTTCAATTTTACGATAAATAATTTCATCTACCAACGGTAGGCCACGCAACTCTTCTACCTGCCTGAAACCCGCATGGGTATTGCGATATGCTACGATCAGACGGGCCAGTTTATAGCGTATATATGGGTGAGCTGCCAAAGATTTTTCATCTGTGAGGTTGAGGTCTATTTTTTTTAGAGATCCATTACCGATCCGTAAAAAAGGTTGAATTTTTTGAAATGTAGAATCTGGCAATCCGTAACACTCTGCTACCTGTCCTACCTCATAAAAGCCACCTAACTTCTCCCGGAAGGCAACAATACGGCGGGCGAAGCCCGGGCCAATACCCGGTAACGATTGCCAGGCAAGGGTATCCGCAGTATTAACATCAACAGGCTGTCCGGTCTTTTTGTGCGAATAATGAAAAAAGCTGTCCCGTAATGGTAGTCTATTCCGCTGAAACCCCGCCTCAGTTAAAGGTTCCCGCTTTTTATCCATTGCCGGAATGCGAACATAGGGCAGCAGCCGGGCACACAAATCAGGTGGAATACCATAGATCCGCTGCAGGTCGGCCGGTTGCCGGAAACGCCCGCCTTTGGCCAGATAACGCTGAATGGTCTGTGCCGTACGTTCACGTATCCCCAGCTGTTGCCAGCCGGCCACCGGTAAAGTATTGGGATCAAAATAAAAAAGTGCTTCCACCCTGGCTGCTGATGTATCAGGATGCGTGGCGTATTGTGCTTCAAAGGCCTGTACCAATGCTTTAAAATCGCTGGTATCGGTAACGGGTACACGCTGCCAGTAAAAGAGCCATACCGGTAAACGGCTGGTCAGCAAGATAAATATAATCAACAGGAAGACACCGGTGCGTTCTGCCCGGGAAAACCGGAACCAGGCTTTTACAAAAGCTTTCCACATGGGGGTTAACATTTCTCCCAAAAATAAAATGTCGGAAAAAGAAACCGGTTAACAGAACCTAAACAGCATTATATTTCTATGGTCAGGCTGTCGTAAGCCAATGCCATACCGGCAGGCAATTCTTTAGACACCTCATCATGCAGCCCCAGCTGGTGGCTGATGTGCGTAAAATACACTTCGGGAATTTCCAGTTCGCGCCCCAAAGCAATGGCTTCTTCCAGGGTAAAATGGGAAATATGTTTTTCGCGGCGGAGCGCGTTCACTACCAGCACTTTGGAGCCACGGATCTTGTCCTTTTCTTCGGGTGCAATAAAATTGGCATCTGTGATATAGGTAAAATCGTGTACCCGGAAACCCATCACCGGCATTTTATAATGCATAACCTGTATAGGCGTGATCGTTAGTCCGTTTATATCAAATGGCTGGCCATCAATGAGTTTCAGGTTTATTTCCGGGATACCGGGATATTTGAAATCCGCGAATGCGTAGGCAAATTCGCGCATGATAACATGCTGGGTAAATTCAGTAGCGAAAATATCGATGGAACTTTTCTGAAAGTAGTTGAAGGCACGGATATCATCCATACCAGCAATGTGATCTTTATGGGAATGGGTGATCAATACAGCTTCCAGGTGCTTCACATTTTCGCGTAACATCTGGTAACGGAAATCAGGGGTGGTATCCACTACAATGTTTCCTGCAGGGGAAGCAATGAGAATGCTGCTCCGTAAACGTTTGTCTTTTTTATTGGCGGATAGGCAAACTTCGCAACCACAAGCTATGACCGGTACGCCCTGCGAGGTGCCTGTTCCTAAAAATGTAACTTTCATCCCGATATCGTTTGTCTGTTTAACCTAAGCTGTTGTTTCCTCCTCCGTATCCGTATCTGCCGCAGGCGTATCTGTATCTGTTGCAGTTGCATCCGGATTTTCCGCAGGTATATCTGTATCTGCCGCAGGCGCATCTTCGGCCGGGGGTTTACTGGCCAGGATCTGTTTGTACAGCTTATGTGATTCAGTGGTCAGCAGGGCTTCCTCCAGTGGCAGGGAAGATAAAATATCTATCAGCGTATTGATACGGCCTTCAAGATTCAGGAATTTATTAATGACCACCACCTTCTTGTGCTCCAGGATACAATAACCGGAGTTGAAAGTACCTTTTTCGAAGCGCAGTACATATTTGGCATCTTCAAAAACCTTTTCCAGCTTCGTCAGGTTATTAGGCGTGATTTTAATATTCATGCCGCAAAAATAGCAAAAAGCGGGAAGCGGAAAGCGTATAGCTCTCCGCTTTCTGTTATTTTGAAACCATGTGGGCTACCGGTACAATCATTTCCTCCAATGAAATACCGCCATGCTGGAAGGTATTACGGTAATAATTGACAAAGTAGTTGTAGTTGTTGGGATAACACAGATAACCATCGCCTTTGGCAAAAATGTAAGAAGAGTTCACATTCGGTTTCGGCAATCCGGCGTCACGGGGATCTCTGAATGCCAGTACTTCCTTCGCTTCATAGTTGAGATTCCGGCCGTGTTTATAGCGCAGATTGGTGGTGGTTTGTTTATCTCCGATCACCTTCACCGGCGTTTTTACCCTTACACTACCATGGTCTGTAGCAATAATCAGATTGATTTTTTTCTCACTGAGGCGTTTCAGGGCCTGGTGCAACGGACTGTGTTCAAACCAGCTGGCGGTAATAGAGCGGTAAGAGGTTTCATCACTGGCCAGTTCTTTCAATACCTCCATTTCCGTACGGGCATGACTGAGCATATCCACAAAGTTATACACCACGATACTGAGCGGATAGTCGAGCAGGTTATGGATATTATTCAGCATATGCTGGGCATCTGCGTGGTTCGTCACCTTGGTGTAGGAAAACCGGGTATCCATTTTCAGTCGTTGTAACTGCTGGGCAAAGAAATGTTCTTCATACAGGTTTTTCCCTCCTTCTTCATCATCATTTTTCCATTCCTGCGGGAATTTGTGTTCAATATCAATGGGCAGCATACCCGCGAAAATGGCGTTGCGGCTGTATTGCGTACTGGTAGGCAGAATGCTGTAAAAGGTATCTTCTTCCACCAGGCGGAAAGATTCCTGCAGGATAGGCATAATCGCCTTGTACTGGTCCAGCCGCAGGTTATCGATCAGCAGAAACAGGTTGGGCACATCCGGATCCAGGGCAGGTACTATTTTATCCCGGAAGAGCGTATGCGACATCACCGGAGCTTCTTTGGCTTTCGGGTGAAGCCAGTCAGAATAGTTTCTGCTGATAAATTTGATGAATTCCGTATTGGCTTCTGCTTTCTGCGTATTAAACACCTCCAGCATTTCCGGGCTGTTGGTTTTGGTCATTTCCATTTCCCAGTATACCAGTTTCTTGTAGATATCCATCCATTCGTTGTAGTCCGGGCTGGAGCTGAGTGCCATAAAGAGAGAGCGGAACTCCTGCTGATAGGCAATGGTGGTTTTTTCGGCGACCAGTCTTTTATTGTCGATGATTTTTTTGAGCGATAATAATACCTGATTGGGATTTACCGGCTTAATGAGATAATCCGTGATCTGGGAGCCAATCGCATCATCCATAACGTTTTCTGCTTCATTCTTGGTGATCATCACCACCGGGATTTGCTGGTCTATTTCCTTGATTTTGGCCAGTGTTTCCAATCCGGTGATGCCAGGCATCGATTCATCCAGCAATACCACATCCACTACCTGTTCTTTCAGAAATTCCAGGGCATCATGTCCGTTCGTGAGGGGGGAAACACGATATCCTTTGCTTTCAAGAAAAATAATCTGTGATTTTAATGATTCGATTTCGTCATCTACCCATAGTATATTTATCTGACTCATAGTGCTGATTGAAAGGGTTCAGAAAAAAAGAAAATTACCCTATTTTTTTGTCAAATATCATTCCCTGCAGGCGTTGAACAGGTAATTATATGTTAAAAAAAGGGAGGGGCATTAAAAACCTCACCGGAAAAAGCGGGGCGGGCGCTAAAGTTATTTACCTTCGCATGCATAGCTTTTCTTACCTGTAACCTACCGGCTGCTTATACTTGTAATAGGGGTTTTGTGGACGTGGAACGTCTTTATAAGTAAAAAAAATACATATAATTAATTCATGGTGTAGTTTTGCATACTGGCACAGAAGATTCTGGCGGTGCA
Coding sequences within:
- a CDS encoding MBL fold metallo-hydrolase — encoded protein: MKVTFLGTGTSQGVPVIACGCEVCLSANKKDKRLRSSILIASPAGNIVVDTTPDFRYQMLRENVKHLEAVLITHSHKDHIAGMDDIRAFNYFQKSSIDIFATEFTQHVIMREFAYAFADFKYPGIPEINLKLIDGQPFDINGLTITPIQVMHYKMPVMGFRVHDFTYITDANFIAPEEKDKIRGSKVLVVNALRREKHISHFTLEEAIALGRELEIPEVYFTHISHQLGLHDEVSKELPAGMALAYDSLTIEI
- the porX gene encoding T9SS response regulator signal transducer PorX, which encodes MSQINILWVDDEIESLKSQIIFLESKGYRVSPLTNGHDALEFLKEQVVDVVLLDESMPGITGLETLAKIKEIDQQIPVVMITKNEAENVMDDAIGSQITDYLIKPVNPNQVLLSLKKIIDNKRLVAEKTTIAYQQEFRSLFMALSSSPDYNEWMDIYKKLVYWEMEMTKTNSPEMLEVFNTQKAEANTEFIKFISRNYSDWLHPKAKEAPVMSHTLFRDKIVPALDPDVPNLFLLIDNLRLDQYKAIMPILQESFRLVEEDTFYSILPTSTQYSRNAIFAGMLPIDIEHKFPQEWKNDDEEGGKNLYEEHFFAQQLQRLKMDTRFSYTKVTNHADAQHMLNNIHNLLDYPLSIVVYNFVDMLSHARTEMEVLKELASDETSYRSITASWFEHSPLHQALKRLSEKKINLIIATDHGSVRVKTPVKVIGDKQTTTNLRYKHGRNLNYEAKEVLAFRDPRDAGLPKPNVNSSYIFAKGDGYLCYPNNYNYFVNYYRNTFQHGGISLEEMIVPVAHMVSK
- a CDS encoding ComEA family DNA-binding protein; the encoded protein is MWKAFVKAWFRFSRAERTGVFLLIIFILLTSRLPVWLFYWQRVPVTDTSDFKALVQAFEAQYATHPDTSAARVEALFYFDPNTLPVAGWQQLGIRERTAQTIQRYLAKGGRFRQPADLQRIYGIPPDLCARLLPYVRIPAMDKKREPLTEAGFQRNRLPLRDSFFHYSHKKTGQPVDVNTADTLAWQSLPGIGPGFARRIVAFREKLGGFYEVGQVAECYGLPDSTFQKIQPFLRIGNGSLKKIDLNLTDEKSLAAHPYIRYKLARLIVAYRNTHAGFRQVEELRGLPLVDEIIYRKIEHYIVIKL
- a CDS encoding acyl-CoA dehydrogenase family protein, producing the protein MNFEPTEMQQQIAQMIRDFGKTNILPHVLEWDEQQEFPVELFKKMGALGLMGVLVPTQYGGSGLGYLEYVTVVSEVARICGAIGLSVAAHNSLCTGHILQFGNEEQKQRFLPKLATAEWIGAWGLTEPNTGSDAMNMKCVAVQDGDEWVINGTKCWITHGKSGDVAVVIARTGDVRDSHGMSAFVVERGTPGFSGGKKENKLGMRASETAEMIFDNCRIPAANLLGPVGDGFIQSMKVLDGGRISIAALSLGIAKGARDAAVKYAKERYQFDQPIANFQGVSFKLADMATEIAAAELLTLQAADMKNRHVKMTQQAAMAKYYASEVAVKVANDAVQIFGGYGYTKDFPVEKFYRDAKLCTIGEGTSEIQKIVIAREALR